The DNA segment GAGTTGGGCGGGGTGGTTGTCCTGACCAATGGTTTGACACGGATCCTTGAGATCAATGAGCAAGACCTGTACGCCATAGTCGAACCTGGGGTAATCACCGCCACCTTTGCCCAGGAAGTTGCGAAGCTCGGTCTTTTCTATCCTCCCGATCCCGGCAGCCAAACGGTGTCGACTATTGGCGGCAATGTCGCCGAGAACGCCGGCGGACTGCGTGGCCTGAAGTACGGGGTCACCAAGGACTATGTCATGGGCATGGACTTCTGGGACGTTGAAGGAAAGCTTATTAAATCCGGCTCCCGCACCGTCAAGGCGGTGACCGGTTATAACCTGCATGGCCTGATGGTCGCCTCGGAGGGGACGCTCGGCGTCTATGACAAGATCATCCTTAAATTGATTCCGCCGCCGCGGGCCGCCCGCTCAATGATGGCGGTCTTCGACTCGATCACCGCCGCCTCGGAGACGGTGGCCGCCATCATCGCCGCCAAGATCGTCCCGGCGACCCTGGAGATGATGGACAACTTCACCATCCGCACCGTCGATAACTTCCGCAAGGCCGGATTGCCGGTCGATGCCGCGGCGCTGCTGCTCATCGAGGTGGACGGCCATCCCAGCCAGGTGGCCGACGAAGCCGCCCAGGTCGAGGAGATCTGCAAAAAGCACAAGGCCCGCGAACTGAAGGTGGCAAGCGATGCGGCCGAACGCGCTACCATCTGGCAGGCCAGACGCGACGCCCTGCCGGCCCTGGCTAAGCTGAAACCGACCTGCGTCCTTGAGGACGCCACGGTGCCGCGCTCAAAGATCCCGGCGATGATTGAGGCCCTGGGTGAGATCAGCAAGAAATTTGACCTGACCATCGGCACCTTCGGCCATGCCGGCGACGGCAACCTGCATCCGACCATCCTCACCGACAAGCGCAACAAAGAAGAGTGGCACCGCGTTGAAAAGGCGATCGAGGAGATCTTTGACCGGGCCCTTGCCCTTGGCGGCACCCTGTCCGGCGAGCATGGCATCGGTCTTGCCAAATCGCGCTTCCTGGTGAAAGAGCTCGGCCAAGCTACGCTTGATTACAGTGCCCGGATGAAGGCGGCCCTTGATCCGAAGAACATCCTCAATCCCAAGAAAATGGCGGGGTGAAGAATATGGCGGATATTCAAAAATTAGCAGAGATGCTGAAAAAGCTCGACGACCAACTGGTCAACTGCATGCGCTGCGGGATGTGCCAGGCGGTCTGCCCCCTTTTTCAACAGACCGGCAGGGAAACCGATGTCACCCGCGGTAAACTGGCCCTGCTCGACGGACTTGCCCAGCAGATCCTCAAGAACCCGCAGGACGTCAACGACATCCTCAACCGCTGCCTGCTCTGCGGCACCTGCCAGGTGAACTGCCCGAGCGGCGTACAGATCATCGATATCTTTCTTGAGGCCCGGGCGATTATGACCGGCTATTTCGGCCTGTCACCGGTAAAGAAGGCGATATTTCGGGGGATGCTCTCCAATCCGTCGCTGTTCAATGCCCTGACCTCCATCGGCTCGAAATTTCAGGGAATCTTTACCAAAAAGGTTGACGATCTCCTGGGTTCCTCCTGCGCCCGCTTTAATGCCCCGATCGTTGCTGACCGGCATTTCAACAGCCTGGCGACGACACCGCTACGGAAGATCTTTCCCAAGCTCGACACCCCGGCCGGCAGCAGCGGCCTGCGCGTCGCCTTCTTTCCCGGCTGCGTCGTCGATAAGATGTACCCGCAGGTGGGGGAGGCGACCATCAAGGTTCTTAAAAGAAAAGGGGTCGGCATCTTTCTGCCGCCGGGTCAGGCCTGCTGCGGCATTCCGGTTTTGACCAGCGGTGACCGCTCGACCTTTAACAACTTGATTGACATGAACCTCAAACTCTTTGCCGGTATGGACTTCGACTACCTGGTGACGCCCTGCGCTTCCTGCACCGCTACCATCAAGGAGTTGTGGCCGACCCTTTATGGCGGCAGCAAGGAGAATCTGCCGGATATCGTTGCACTGGGCAAGAAGACACTTGATATCACCCAGTTCCTGGCAGAGCACTGCCCTGTCGACAGCCTTCAGCCGATCGGCACCCAAGGTGATGCCATCACCTATCACGACCCCTGCCACCTGAAGAATTCCCTCGGTGTTACCAGTCAGCCGCGGACCTTGATCAAGGCCACCGGCAGGACATTTACGGAAATGACCGAGGCGGGAACCTGTTGCGGCTGTGGCGGTAGTTTCAACGTGGTGCACTACGAACTGTCAAAGAAGATCGGCAACCGCAAGGCGGACAATATTATCGCCTCCGGGGCCTCGACCGTGGCCACTAGTTGCCCGGCCTGCATGATGCAGATGACCGACATGCTGTCGCGCCGGGACAAGGGTATCAAGGTCAAACATGTAGTGGAACTGTATGCCGACAGTCTCGGCGATGACAGCGGCCCCCGGGCCCTGCAAGCACCTGAAAAGTAATGAAACGGCCTAGCCTAGGCAAATGGCAAGGCTCGGATATGGAGATAATTATGGCCAACACAACTGTGATACAGGGCGAATCGGACCTTCTTTGTGCCCGGTTCACCGATAAGGCGAAGGCGGTCTCAGCCACCGTTCATGCAATCAAGAGTTTTGATGAAGCGGTGGCTTATGCCGTCAATCTCTGCGGCACCCAGGGGGCCTGCCGGATAGCCATCTCCGGGTGTGAGGAACAGCTGTCTCCTCCCGCCGATGCCCTCTGTCATTTGAAGCACGAAAAGATCGTCGTTGCCCCGGGCCTGGATCCGGAACACTCCGCGCTCCTTCAGGCGGCCTGTGCCGAGGGCGGTTTTGCCTATCTCCAGTCGGGGATGCGTGCTCACCTGAGTGGTGTCGATATCGGCTTCACGGTGGCCGATCTCGGTATCGCCGAGACCGGTACCCTGGTCATCAATTGCCCGGGCGAAGATCTGCGTTTGGCAACGATGATCTGT comes from the Desulforhopalus sp. genome and includes:
- a CDS encoding FAD-binding protein, which gives rise to MISENDRYAYSYDAAVLDSVMPGIIVRPTSSEALGRVVKLCNDNGLPLTVRGAGTNLSGGTIPELGGVVVLTNGLTRILEINEQDLYAIVEPGVITATFAQEVAKLGLFYPPDPGSQTVSTIGGNVAENAGGLRGLKYGVTKDYVMGMDFWDVEGKLIKSGSRTVKAVTGYNLHGLMVASEGTLGVYDKIILKLIPPPRAARSMMAVFDSITAASETVAAIIAAKIVPATLEMMDNFTIRTVDNFRKAGLPVDAAALLLIEVDGHPSQVADEAAQVEEICKKHKARELKVASDAAERATIWQARRDALPALAKLKPTCVLEDATVPRSKIPAMIEALGEISKKFDLTIGTFGHAGDGNLHPTILTDKRNKEEWHRVEKAIEEIFDRALALGGTLSGEHGIGLAKSRFLVKELGQATLDYSARMKAALDPKNILNPKKMAG
- a CDS encoding (Fe-S)-binding protein, producing MADIQKLAEMLKKLDDQLVNCMRCGMCQAVCPLFQQTGRETDVTRGKLALLDGLAQQILKNPQDVNDILNRCLLCGTCQVNCPSGVQIIDIFLEARAIMTGYFGLSPVKKAIFRGMLSNPSLFNALTSIGSKFQGIFTKKVDDLLGSSCARFNAPIVADRHFNSLATTPLRKIFPKLDTPAGSSGLRVAFFPGCVVDKMYPQVGEATIKVLKRKGVGIFLPPGQACCGIPVLTSGDRSTFNNLIDMNLKLFAGMDFDYLVTPCASCTATIKELWPTLYGGSKENLPDIVALGKKTLDITQFLAEHCPVDSLQPIGTQGDAITYHDPCHLKNSLGVTSQPRTLIKATGRTFTEMTEAGTCCGCGGSFNVVHYELSKKIGNRKADNIIASGASTVATSCPACMMQMTDMLSRRDKGIKVKHVVELYADSLGDDSGPRALQAPEK
- a CDS encoding lactate utilization protein, translating into MANTTVIQGESDLLCARFTDKAKAVSATVHAIKSFDEAVAYAVNLCGTQGACRIAISGCEEQLSPPADALCHLKHEKIVVAPGLDPEHSALLQAACAEGGFAYLQSGMRAHLSGVDIGFTVADLGIAETGTLVINCPGEDLRLATMICEYHVCVVRRSAIVVDAFAAEQQMLKQMRKTPNYMAFITGASRTADIERVLALGVHGPLELHILLLED